In the genome of Nonomuraea sp. NBC_00507, the window GCGGGTGGACGTCGTACTGAACCTCACCGTTCCCGCCGCCCATGCCGAGATCGCGCTGGCCGCGATCGCCGCGGGCAAGCATGTCTACTGCGAGAAGCCCCTCGCCGCGACGGCCGCGGAGGCCGGGCGGATCCTGCAGGCGGCCGACGCCGCCCAGGTACGGGTCGGCTGCGCCCCGGACACGGTGTTAGGGACGGGCACGCAGACGGCGCGCAAGGCCATCGACGACGGCCTGATCGGCAGACCGGTCGCGGCGACCGCGATGATGGTGACGCCCGGACACGAGCGCTGGCACCCGAACCCCGACTTCTACTACGTCCCCGGCGGCGGCCCCCTCCTCGACATGGGCCCCTACTACATCACGAGCCTGGTGACCATGCTCGGACCGGTGACGACGGTCATCGGCGCCGCAAGCCGCACCCGCGCCAAGCGCACGATCGGCTCGGGCCCCCGTCGCGGCGAGGAGATCCCGGTCACCGTCGACACCCACGTCACCGGAGTGCTCGTCCACGCCTCGGGAGCGCTGTCCACCCTGGTGATGAGCTTCGACGCGGCGACGACCAAGGCGCCCCACATCGAAGTGCACGGCGAGAAGGGCTCGCTCGTCGTCCCCAACCCGAACCACTTCGACGGCCTCGTCCAGGTGTTGAGCATCGGCGATGACGGCTGGCGCGACCTGCCCGTGGCGGCCGGCTACCTCGAGGCCGGGCGCGGCGTGGGCCTGGCCGACTTCGCCGCGACCCCGGTGGGCGAGGAGCCGCGTGCGGGCGGGACGCTCGCCTTCCACGTGCTCGACGTCATGGAGTCGCTGCTGGCTTCGGCGCACTCCGGGGCGGCGGTGACCATCACGAGCACGTGTGCGCGGCCGCGGCCGGTGGCCTCGCCAGGAGTCACCCTTTGGTGAGGCACGCCTGGAGGCGCTCGGTGACCAGCTGATCGACGTGCACGAGCCGGTCGAGATCACCTCTGTTGTCCTGACTGTGGTAGTAAAGACGCCTGTTGAGGTTGTTGTGACCATAGGGGGCAAAGTGGCGATGCTCAGCCGGCGACGGCTTCTCCAGGTAAGTGCGGGCGCCGTGCCGGCGATCGCGCTCGGCGCGGGTCCCGTACAGGCCGACTCTGGCGAGCCGCTGACCACGGGCGTTGTGCCGAGCGCGCTGGCCGGTTTCGACAAGGCGATGAAGACGTTCATCACTGAGCGGGACATTTCCTGCGCCCAGCTCGCGGTCGCCAAGAACGGCAAGATCCTGCTCGCGCGCGGCTACGGGCACTACTCCAAGCCCGGCGCCCCCATCGTGCGGGTGCAGCCCACGTCCCTGTTCCGGATCGCGAGCCTGAGCAAGAGCCTCACCGCGGCCGCGATCGTCCGGCTGGTCCAGGACGGCAAGGTGACTCTGGGGACGAAGGTCGCGTCCTTGCTGGGACTGTCGACCGCGGCCGACCCCCGGCTGGCGAACGTCACCCTGTCGCGACTGCTCCAGCACACCGCCGGCTGGGACAGGAGCGTGTCGAAGGACCCGCTGTGGATCGACCACACGATCTCCGCGTCGCTGGACGTGCCCCTGCCGATCGACCACGCCGACATCATGAAGTACGTCACCGCGCGGAAGCTCGACTTCGACCCCGGCACGAAGTACGTCTACAGCAACTACGGCTACATGCTGGCCGGCCGGGTCATCGAGAAGGTCTCGGGCATGAGCTACGAGTCGTACGTGCGGCAGAAGCTGCTCGCCCCCGTCGGGATCACCCGGCCGCGGCTCGGCCGCAGCCTCCGATCCGGGGCCTTCTCCACCGAGGTCGCCTACGAGTCGCAGTACACCAACAAGAGCGTCGTGGACCAATCGGGCACCGTCGTGCCGTTCCCGTACGGCGGTTTCAACATGCCCAACCAGGACGCCAACGGCGGCTGGCTCGCGTCGGCCGTCGACATGGTCAAGTGGGGTTTCGTCTTCAACGGTGCCGGTCCCGTGCTCAACGCCACGTCGATCTCCCGGACATTCGCCAAGCCCGAGACCGGGGTGACCGCCGGCGGCTCGTGGTACGGCCTCGGCTGGAACGTGCGCAACAACAACGCCGGAGGGCTGAACACCTGGCACAACGGCAGCATGCCCGGCACGTTCAGCTTCCTCGCCCGGGTGCAGAACGGTGTCAGCTACTGCGCGATCTTCAACCGCAGGGAGGAGGAAGGGGCGCCCGACTTCGATGCGATCGACCCCATCCTCGGCCAGGCGATCGGCACCGTGAGGACCTGGCCCACCACGGACCTCACCCCGAGGTACTTCTGACGGGGAGCGGGTCCGAGCCGCCGGTCATCTCGATCTCGGGCTCTCCGATTGATCTCCCGGCCGCGGGCTACGGCCGCTGACCGAGGGTGTCCAGGAAGGCGTGGATTTCATCGGCTTCCGGGACGCCGAGGTCGGTGTACAGGTCCAGGGCCTGCTGGGCGTGTGCGCGGGACTCGCCGTGCTCTCCCAGGTCGTGGTGGGCGCGGGCGAGACCATCGTGGGCGCGGGCCTGCTCGTGGTGAACTCCCACCTCCAGGGCGACGGCGAGAGCGGCATCGTGGTCGTCCACGGCCTGGACGAGATCGCCCATGGACCGCGCCGTCTCACCCAGACTGTTGAGGGATTCGGCTTCGTTGGTCCGATAGCCGAGCTCCCGGCACAGGTCCAGGGCGCGCAGAAGCTGCTCGCGGGACTGCTCGTAGCGGCCCAGCCGCTCGTGGACGCTGCCGAGGTTGCCCAGCGCGACGGCTTCGCCGCCCCGGTCGCCGAGTTCGCGATGCAGGTCCAGGGCCTGCTGGTAGTGGTCGCGGGCTTGCTCGTAGCGGTGCAGTCCCTCATAGGCGAGCCCCAGATTGGACAGCGCGACGGCTTCGTTGGCCCGCTCGCCGAGGTCGCGGCACAGCTCCAGGGCTTGCCGGTAGCGGTCGAGCGCCTGGTCGTGGGATCCCTGCCGCCAGCACACGTTGCCGAGGTTGTTCAGCGCCCGTCCTTCGCCAAGCCGGTCGCCGAGCTCAAGGTAGAGGTCCAGGGCCTGCCGGGAGTGCTCGTGCGCCTGCTCGTAGCGGCCTCGCCGGAAATATACGATGCCCAAGTCGATGAGCGCCCGGGCCTGGCAGGCCTTGTCGCCGCCGCGCCGTCCGGCGTCCAGCGCCTTGCCATGCAGGAGAAAGGCGTCGTCGTAATGGGCGTGGTCGTAGAGATACTGGTAAAGGGTCACCGCGAGTCGGCTGACGTAGCCGGGCTGGTCGTCGTCGGCGGTGCAGGCGCCGATGTCGATGAGGTTGGCACGTTCCGTGTCCAGCCACTCGGTCGCCTGTGTCGTGCCGCCAAACCGCACGACCGGCGTGCCCGGCTGGGGAATCCGCGGCCTGTGGTGTTTCCTGTTGGGGAAGACGAGATCGATCGCCTTACTGGCGGTGTACAGGTAGTGGTCGAACAGCCGGGTCAACGCCTCGCGCCGCGACTCAGTGGGTTCGTCGGCTTCCGCGGCGGCGTGGGCATATTGGCGTAGCAGGTCGTGGAGGGTGTAGCGGCCGGGTTGGTGCTGGAGGAGCATGTGGGCGTCGAGGAGGTCTTCTAGGATGGCCTCGGCTTCGTCCAAGGGCAGGTCGGCCAGCGCGGCGGCGGAGTGGGCGTCGAGATCGGCACCCGGGTGCAGGCCCAGGAGGCGGAACAGGCGCTGTTGGCCGAGGTCGAGCTGTTGGTAGGACAGGGCGAAGGCGGCGGCCACTCCGCGTTCGGGGGTGGCAAGCTCGGTCAGGCGGCGGCGCTCGTCGCGCAGGCGGTCGGCCAGGTAGCGGACGGTCCAGCGGGGGCGGTGGCGCAGCCGCGCGGCCGCGATGCGGAAGGCCAGCGGTAGGAAGCCGCACAGCTGTAGCACGTCCAGGACGGCGACCGGTTCAGCCAGGGCGCGGTCGCCGACAATGGTGGTGAACAGCTCGGTGGCCTCCTGGGCGGCGGGCAGGTCCATGGACAGGGCCTGGGCGCCGTCAAGGTCGGTGAGCCGGCGGCGGCTGGTGATCAGCATGAGGCTGGCGGTGGCGCCGGGAAGCAACGGGCGCACCTGGTCGGTACCGGCGACGTTGTCCAGGACGATGAGCGCTTGGCGGCCGGTCAGCTCGGTCCGCCACAGCGCGGCCCGGTCGGTGACCTCGGCGGGGATCTGTTCGGCCGGGAGGCCGAGCTGGCGCAGCAGGGTCTCCAGGGCGGCGGCGGGTTCGACGGGGCTCTGGCCGGGGGTGTGGGCGTGCAGGTCGACGAAGAGTCGCCCGTCGGGGAAGCGGTCGGCCAGCAGGTGAGCGGCGTGGATGACCAGGGTGGTCTTGCCGATGCCGGCCATACCATCGATGGCGGAGATCCCCACGACGCCGCTGTCGGCCGACCATGACCGGATGAGCGTGTCCACTTCGTCCGCACGTCCGGTGAAGTCGGCGATGTCGTAGGGCAGATGGGAGACGCGCT includes:
- a CDS encoding Gfo/Idh/MocA family protein produces the protein MGQPMNVGVVGCGAISAQYFPTIDRLPQLRLVAVADLDPDRAREAVRPYAGVDVLSVAELMADPRVDVVLNLTVPAAHAEIALAAIAAGKHVYCEKPLAATAAEAGRILQAADAAQVRVGCAPDTVLGTGTQTARKAIDDGLIGRPVAATAMMVTPGHERWHPNPDFYYVPGGGPLLDMGPYYITSLVTMLGPVTTVIGAASRTRAKRTIGSGPRRGEEIPVTVDTHVTGVLVHASGALSTLVMSFDAATTKAPHIEVHGEKGSLVVPNPNHFDGLVQVLSIGDDGWRDLPVAAGYLEAGRGVGLADFAATPVGEEPRAGGTLAFHVLDVMESLLASAHSGAAVTITSTCARPRPVASPGVTLW
- a CDS encoding AfsR/SARP family transcriptional regulator; translated protein: MGVRFTLLGPVEVRGQDGYVPRWEPRHRALLAYLLLHAGTVVSTDRLIGAIWGVTPPDTARSQIHTLVATVRRALRQAGAEQALQSRTAGYVIYVQAGQLDLEEFTERAASDEAQQVRGALALWAGEPLAGIRADYVPEARQRLEERRMRAVERLADLELDLGRHTEIVDELATQVAAHPLRERLVGQLMLALHRAGRQAEALTTARTFRTALVEQQGLDPSRTFAALEQSILRDDPHLTQPAQQQPKQAAQRHQPQRVSHLPYDIADFTGRADEVDTLIRSWSADSGVVGISAIDGMAGIGKTTLVIHAAHLLADRFPDGRLFVDLHAHTPGQSPVEPAAALETLLRQLGLPAEQIPAEVTDRAALWRTELTGRQALIVLDNVAGTDQVRPLLPGATASLMLITSRRRLTDLDGAQALSMDLPAAQEATELFTTIVGDRALAEPVAVLDVLQLCGFLPLAFRIAAARLRHRPRWTVRYLADRLRDERRRLTELATPERGVAAAFALSYQQLDLGQQRLFRLLGLHPGADLDAHSAAALADLPLDEAEAILEDLLDAHMLLQHQPGRYTLHDLLRQYAHAAAEADEPTESRREALTRLFDHYLYTASKAIDLVFPNRKHHRPRIPQPGTPVVRFGGTTQATEWLDTERANLIDIGACTADDDQPGYVSRLAVTLYQYLYDHAHYDDAFLLHGKALDAGRRGGDKACQARALIDLGIVYFRRGRYEQAHEHSRQALDLYLELGDRLGEGRALNNLGNVCWRQGSHDQALDRYRQALELCRDLGERANEAVALSNLGLAYEGLHRYEQARDHYQQALDLHRELGDRGGEAVALGNLGSVHERLGRYEQSREQLLRALDLCRELGYRTNEAESLNSLGETARSMGDLVQAVDDHDAALAVALEVGVHHEQARAHDGLARAHHDLGEHGESRAHAQQALDLYTDLGVPEADEIHAFLDTLGQRP
- a CDS encoding serine hydrolase domain-containing protein, coding for MLSRRRLLQVSAGAVPAIALGAGPVQADSGEPLTTGVVPSALAGFDKAMKTFITERDISCAQLAVAKNGKILLARGYGHYSKPGAPIVRVQPTSLFRIASLSKSLTAAAIVRLVQDGKVTLGTKVASLLGLSTAADPRLANVTLSRLLQHTAGWDRSVSKDPLWIDHTISASLDVPLPIDHADIMKYVTARKLDFDPGTKYVYSNYGYMLAGRVIEKVSGMSYESYVRQKLLAPVGITRPRLGRSLRSGAFSTEVAYESQYTNKSVVDQSGTVVPFPYGGFNMPNQDANGGWLASAVDMVKWGFVFNGAGPVLNATSISRTFAKPETGVTAGGSWYGLGWNVRNNNAGGLNTWHNGSMPGTFSFLARVQNGVSYCAIFNRREEEGAPDFDAIDPILGQAIGTVRTWPTTDLTPRYF